ACATGGACGGGGATCGGTCGCCCGGGCTGGGCTGCGTGTATATTGGCGATAAGGGCGCAATTGAACTGAATCGCAATATGTACACGTGCGATCCGGTGGACCTGGTGAATCCGGCCGACAGGCCGACGCCGCTGGGGGTTCCGGAGACGCACCCGCACGTGGAGAACTGGCTGGAATGCATCAAGAGCCGCGAGACCTGCACGGGCGATATCGAATATGGCCAGCGCAGCTCGACCCTGTGCTACCTGGTGAACATCGTGCGCGATGTCGGCAAGGTCGGCGAGGTGCTACAGTGGGATCCGAAGAAGGAGCAATTCCGGAACTGCCCCGAGGGGAATGCGATGCTGTCGCGCCCGCGCCGGGCGGGGTATGAATTGCCGAGCTGAGTGGCGCGGTGGCATCAGGGACTACAGGGGCTGCGGTCCTTGTACTCTGGCTTTTGAACACGATGAGGAGTTGGATTATGGGCGCCTTGGCTGGAGTTGGTCTTGTGGTGCTGTCATGCCTGGCCGCTGGCGCGGGGGTGGCGGAGGTTGAGGCGGATTTTACGCCGATGTTCAATGGCGTGGACCTGAGCGGCTGGGACGGGAAAGATGGCGGTTGGTGGGTGGAGGAGGGGGCGATCACGTCGGAGAGCACGCCGGAGAACCCGTGCGTGAAGCACCACTACCTCTTCTGGGAGGGCGCGCAGCCGGCGGATTTCGTGTTGCGTTTCCGCTACAGGTTGGTTGGCGGCAATTCCGGCGTGCAGATCCGCAGCAAGAAACTGCCCGAATATGATGCATGGGGCTACCAGGCGGATATGGAGGCGGGCGGGCAGTGGACGGGCTGTCTTTTTCAGCATGATCGCGAGGCGGTGGTGAAGCGCGGGTTCAAGGCGGTCATTGCGGAAGATGGGAACCGGGAGGATACGCCCTTCGCGGATCCGGAGAAGCTCCACGCGGTTGTGAAGCAGGACGAGTGGAACGACTATGAGGTTAGCGCCATCGGGCCGAAGATTACCCTGCGGATCAATGGCGAGCTGATGTGCGAGGTGGAGGATCGCGACGCGAAAATGGCGCGCGGCGAGGGGTATATCGCGGTGCAGATGCATCCGGGGCCGCCGATGAAGGTGCAGTTCAAGGATTTGCGGATCAAGATTCTGGAATAGTGGACGGGGTGGACAGAGTGGACGGGGTGGACAGAGTGGACGGGGTGGACAGAGTGGACGGGGTGGACAGAGTGGACGGGGTGGACAGAGTGGACAGAGTGGATTCGCCTCGGCGAATGGACGGGGTGGACGTATCAAGTCCACCGCTTGATTGCCTCGCGCTTATCTGATTAAATGGCCGGATTCACTGTCGCGGATTCCCTGTGGTTGCCTCGCTGGGCGATTGGGAACGAAGCGGCCTTCAACCAACATCAGGAGAGTACCATGATGAAAAAGACCCTCACCCTGGCGGCGTTTGGCCTCGTAGCCCTGCCGCTTTCTTCGCTGGCGGCGGATGGCTGGGTGTCCCTGTTCGACGGCGAGTCGCTGAATGGCTGGATCCAGAAGAACGGGACGGCTGTTTACCTGGTGCATGACGGGGCGATTCTGGGAATCACCGCGGAGGGCAGCCCGAATTCGTTCCTGTGCTCGGAAAAAGAGTATGGCAACTTCGAGCTGGAATTCGAGGTCAAGCTGAACGACAACGAACTGAATTCCGGCGTCCAGATCCGGTCGCAAACCAAGGAGCCGGAAGGTGACGCGCAATTCGGGCGCGTGAACGGGCCGCAGGTGGAGATTGAGGCGAGCGGCGAGGGTGGCGCGCAGTCCGGCCTTATTTATGGCGAGGCGTGCGGCGGCTGGATGTCGAAGGACGCCGAGCAGCGGCAGTATAAGGCGTTTAAGGACGGCGAATGGAATCACTACCGGGTTGTGGCAAACGGCGCGCGCATCCAGACCTGGATTAACGGCGAAGCGATTGAAGACCTGGTGGACGAAGAGAAGTTCCAGAGCCACCCGAAGGGCTTCATCGGCTTGCAGGTGCACAGCATCGGCGCTGGAAAGGGCCCGTACACGGTGATGTGGCGCAATATCCAGGTTAAAGAACTGGATTGAATGCAGGACGGGCCGTTCGTCATCCGTTTATAAATGAAACGCGGGAGCAAGCTGGGTTGCTTGCTCCCGCGATTGTTTTTTGTATTCTCCGCGTTGCCGCTTGGACAGGCGGGACGCCTATCCCACTTTATCCGTTGTTCTGCTGGAAGTCCTTCATGAAGGTGACCAGCGCGTCGACGCTTTCCTGGGTGATGGCGTTGTAGATGGAGGCGCGGCATCCGCCCACGGAACGGTGTCCCTTGAGGCCGTCGAGGTCGGCGGCGGTGGCTTCCTTGATGAACTTGGATTCCAGATCGGGGTTCTGGAGCACGAAGGTGACGTTCATCAGCGAGCGGCTTTCCTTGTCCGCGTGGCCGATGTAGTAGCCGCCGCTGTTGTCGATCGCGTCGTAAAGCGTCTGGGCCTTCTTGCGGTTGATGGCTTCCATCTTATCGAGGCCGCCGATGTCGTTGCGGAGGTATTCGGTGACCTTCGCGATCATGTAGATGCCGAAGCAGGGCGGGGTGTTGTAGAGCGAATCGTTTTCCGCCATGACCTTGTAGTCCAGCAGCGACGGCAGGTTCGCCGGGACGCGGTCCAGCAGGTCTTCGCGGATGATGACGGCGGCCACGCCGGAGGGGCCGATGTTTTTCTGGGCGCCGGCGTAGATGAGGCCGTATTTGGAGGCATCGATCGGGCGGGATAGGAAGCTGGAAGAGAAGTCGCAGAACAGCGGGACATCGCCGGTTTCCGGCTCCGCGAAAAACTCGATGCCCTGGATGGTCTCGTTCGCGGTGGAGTGGACGTAGGCGGCGTTGGGGTCGAGGTTCAATTCGCTGGTGGCCGGCATCC
This is a stretch of genomic DNA from Candidatus Hydrogenedentota bacterium. It encodes these proteins:
- a CDS encoding DUF1080 domain-containing protein — its product is MKKTLTLAAFGLVALPLSSLAADGWVSLFDGESLNGWIQKNGTAVYLVHDGAILGITAEGSPNSFLCSEKEYGNFELEFEVKLNDNELNSGVQIRSQTKEPEGDAQFGRVNGPQVEIEASGEGGAQSGLIYGEACGGWMSKDAEQRQYKAFKDGEWNHYRVVANGARIQTWINGEAIEDLVDEEKFQSHPKGFIGLQVHSIGAGKGPYTVMWRNIQVKELD
- the serC gene encoding 3-phosphoserine/phosphohydroxythreonine transaminase; its protein translation is MEKRVHNFSAGPAALPLTVLERVQAELLALPGAGASVMEISHRSKAFDAVHAAAKDNIKALLNLPDNYRVLFLQGGATLQFSMLAMNFLNGGKADYIKCGSWAEKAIFEAKKHGAPNVVWDGKPDNYKRMPATSELNLDPNAAYVHSTANETIQGIEFFAEPETGDVPLFCDFSSSFLSRPIDASKYGLIYAGAQKNIGPSGVAAVIIREDLLDRVPANLPSLLDYKVMAENDSLYNTPPCFGIYMIAKVTEYLRNDIGGLDKMEAINRKKAQTLYDAIDNSGGYYIGHADKESRSLMNVTFVLQNPDLESKFIKEATAADLDGLKGHRSVGGCRASIYNAITQESVDALVTFMKDFQQNNG
- a CDS encoding DUF1080 domain-containing protein yields the protein MLSCLAAGAGVAEVEADFTPMFNGVDLSGWDGKDGGWWVEEGAITSESTPENPCVKHHYLFWEGAQPADFVLRFRYRLVGGNSGVQIRSKKLPEYDAWGYQADMEAGGQWTGCLFQHDREAVVKRGFKAVIAEDGNREDTPFADPEKLHAVVKQDEWNDYEVSAIGPKITLRINGELMCEVEDRDAKMARGEGYIAVQMHPGPPMKVQFKDLRIKILE